TTGGATTTGACGATAAACCAGCTCGAAGAGCACTACCTCGCCGAGGGGCACCTGATTCCCACGATTCAGGCGCTGATTGCCGCCGAAAAGGCGGGCATGGATTTGTCGTGGAAACAGGCGTGCGCGATTGACTTGGCGACGAAAGGAACGGGCAAAACCGTGGGAGAGGCTGTCCGCACGTCGATTAACCCGAAAGTCATCGACTGCCCCAACCCGAATTCGGGGCGGCGTTCGATAGACGGCGTGGCAAAGGACGGCATTCAGGTAAAAGTCCGCGCGCGCGTTACCGTGCGCACGAATCTGGAAAGGTTCGTGGGCGGGGCGCAGGAGGAGACGATTATCGCCCGCGTCGGCGAGGGCATCGTAACCACAATCGGCTCGGCGGACTCCTACAAATTCGTGCTCGAACACCCCGACAGGATTTCGAAAGTCGTCCTCGAACGCGGGCTTGATTCGGGCACGGCGTACGAAATTCTTTCAATCGACATCGCCGACGTCGACGTGGGCGAAAACGTCGGCGCAAAGTTGCAGGAGGCGCAGGCTATCGCCAACAAAAACATGGCGCAGGCGCAGGCGGAAATCAGACGCGCGGCGGCGGTCGCGCTCGAACAGGAGATGAAGGCGAAAGTGGAGGACATGAAAGCGAAGGTCGTGGAGGCGGAGGCGCAGGTGCCGCTCGCGCTCGCCGAGTCCCTGCGGTCGGGCAAAATGGGCTTTATGGACTACTACAAGCTCCAAAACATTCAGGCGGACACCTCGATGCGCGAAAGCATTTCGGGCGACAAGCCCAAGAAATAGCGGAGACCGCGAATGGATTTCTTTTTCGACAACATAGTATTTTTTGCGGTCGTTGCGTACATGCTAATCGTGTTCGTTTCGAAAGTCGCGATGACGGGCGGGGGCGGCGGCGATAACGCTCAAACCCCGCCGCGCCGTCCGCGCGGGCATTCCGCGCACGACTTCCCGCGCTCCGCGACGCGTCCGACGCCCCGCAGTGTCCCCGCGCGAAAGCCCGCCGAAAAAACCGTGTTCGAAACGGAATCCCCCGCGGAGGAGCCCGAAATTTCCGACGCGCAAAAGCGCAGGGAGCTTGCGAACGACGCCCGCTACAATGCAGAGCCTGGTCATTCGCCGACCGCCCCGTGCAACCG
The Opitutia bacterium KCR 482 genome window above contains:
- the floA gene encoding flotillin-like protein FloA (flotillin-like protein involved in membrane lipid rafts) — encoded protein: MNIITVSTVVAGIIAVIALIVVISFINTWLKAMLAGAPVSILTLIAMRLRGVPYGMIVDSRIMAVKAGLDLTINQLEEHYLAEGHLIPTIQALIAAEKAGMDLSWKQACAIDLATKGTGKTVGEAVRTSINPKVIDCPNPNSGRRSIDGVAKDGIQVKVRARVTVRTNLERFVGGAQEETIIARVGEGIVTTIGSADSYKFVLEHPDRISKVVLERGLDSGTAYEILSIDIADVDVGENVGAKLQEAQAIANKNMAQAQAEIRRAAAVALEQEMKAKVEDMKAKVVEAEAQVPLALAESLRSGKMGFMDYYKLQNIQADTSMRESISGDKPKK